A window from Azoarcus sp. DD4 encodes these proteins:
- a CDS encoding DOMON-like domain-containing protein: MTRTPAPFIPPPHQLPPIPPLAVGLARLACHPDTPEEAVIRLHVAIALEADGRLTLHYHLRGALAQLRIADADTPLPADRLWGHTCFEVFIGSEDAPAYREFNFAPSGQWAAYAFSTYRERIDDAPPGAPQLEILRSGDLLMLSATLPAAALPPDTPVSRLRVGLSTVVEAADGRLSYWALAHPGERPDFHDARSFCWQVSAPVSSF; this comes from the coding sequence GTGACCCGCACGCCCGCTCCGTTCATCCCGCCCCCGCACCAGCTGCCGCCCATACCGCCGCTCGCGGTCGGTCTCGCCCGCCTAGCCTGCCATCCCGATACGCCGGAAGAGGCGGTTATCCGCCTGCATGTCGCCATCGCGCTCGAAGCCGACGGCCGGCTGACCCTGCACTACCACCTGCGCGGCGCGCTGGCGCAGTTGCGCATCGCCGACGCCGACACGCCCTTGCCGGCCGACCGGCTGTGGGGCCACACCTGTTTCGAGGTCTTCATCGGCAGCGAGGATGCCCCCGCCTACCGCGAGTTCAACTTTGCGCCGTCCGGCCAGTGGGCGGCTTACGCCTTTTCCACCTACCGCGAACGGATCGACGATGCGCCGCCGGGCGCACCGCAGCTCGAGATCCTGCGCAGCGGCGACCTGCTGATGCTGAGCGCCACCCTGCCCGCGGCGGCGCTGCCGCCCGACACGCCCGTCTCGCGGCTGCGCGTCGGCCTCAGTACCGTGGTCGAAGCCGCCGACGGCCGGCTGTCCTACTGGGCGCTCGCGCATCCCGGCGAGCGGCCCGATTTCCACGACGCCCGCAGCTTTTGCTGGCAGGTGTCCGCCCCCGTCTCTTCGTTCTGA
- a CDS encoding exo-beta-N-acetylmuramidase NamZ domain-containing protein translates to MTAMIQFGLDRLLEDTALRRPLAGRRVALLAHPASVTRALTHSLDALAALPDIRLSAAFGPQHGLRGDKQDNMVESPDFVDPLHRIPVFSLYGEVRRPTAAMMDSFDVLLVDLQDLGCRIYTFITTLRYVLEAAAAHGKTVWVLDRPNPAGRPVEGNLLQPGWESFVGAGPLPMRHGLTMGELAHWFIATLKLDVDCEVVTMQGWQPEAAPGFGWPLGERSWINPSPNAPNLSMARAYAGTVMLEGTTLSEGRGTTRPLELFGAPDIDARAVIAEMRAFAPHWLAGCVLRECWFEPTFHKHAGKLCSGVQFHVEDPAHYDHAAFRPWRLQALAFKALRRLQPDYPLWRDFAYEYEHDRLAIDLINGGEMLRRWVDDPAAGPDALDAFALPDETAWTAQREDVLLYR, encoded by the coding sequence CTGACCGCCATGATCCAGTTCGGCCTCGACCGCCTGCTCGAAGACACCGCGCTGCGCCGCCCGCTCGCCGGCCGCCGCGTCGCCCTGCTCGCCCACCCCGCCTCGGTGACGCGCGCGCTCACCCACTCGCTCGATGCGCTCGCCGCGCTGCCGGACATCCGGCTGTCGGCCGCCTTCGGCCCGCAGCACGGCCTGCGCGGCGACAAGCAGGACAACATGGTGGAATCGCCCGACTTCGTCGACCCGCTGCACCGCATTCCGGTGTTCAGCCTCTACGGCGAAGTGCGCCGGCCCACCGCCGCGATGATGGACAGCTTCGACGTGTTGCTGGTCGATCTGCAGGATCTCGGCTGCCGCATCTACACTTTCATCACCACCCTGCGCTACGTGCTCGAAGCCGCCGCCGCGCACGGCAAGACGGTGTGGGTGCTGGACCGTCCCAACCCCGCCGGCCGGCCGGTGGAAGGCAATCTGCTGCAGCCGGGCTGGGAGAGCTTCGTCGGCGCCGGCCCGCTGCCGATGCGCCACGGCCTGACCATGGGCGAACTCGCGCACTGGTTCATCGCTACGCTCAAGCTCGACGTCGATTGCGAGGTCGTCACCATGCAGGGCTGGCAGCCGGAAGCGGCGCCCGGCTTCGGCTGGCCGCTGGGCGAGCGCAGCTGGATCAACCCCAGCCCCAACGCGCCCAACCTGTCGATGGCGCGCGCCTACGCCGGCACGGTGATGCTGGAAGGCACCACGCTGTCCGAAGGCCGCGGCACCACCCGGCCGCTGGAGCTGTTCGGCGCGCCCGACATCGACGCCCGCGCCGTCATTGCGGAGATGCGCGCCTTTGCGCCGCACTGGCTGGCCGGCTGCGTGTTGCGCGAATGCTGGTTCGAGCCCACCTTCCACAAGCACGCCGGCAAGCTCTGCAGCGGCGTGCAGTTCCATGTCGAAGACCCCGCGCACTACGACCACGCCGCCTTCCGGCCGTGGCGGCTGCAGGCGCTCGCCTTCAAGGCGCTGCGCCGGCTGCAGCCCGACTACCCGCTGTGGCGCGACTTCGCCTACGAATACGAACACGACCGCCTCGCCATCGACCTGATCAACGGCGGCGAGATGCTGCGCCGCTGGGTGGACGACCCCGCCGCCGGGCCAGACGCGCTCGATGCCTTCGCCCTGCCCGACGAAACCGCATGGACAGCACAGCGCGAGGACGTCCTGCTTTACCGCTGA
- a CDS encoding DASS family sodium-coupled anion symporter: MTTTSPSPGSATPAAGSAPLSHLPHLPVGLLVGVAAALAILLMPQPESLGPAGQRILAVLAFAVIVWLTEALDYAVSSVVIVALMAFLLGTAPSPKDPAVLLGTNGALQMGLAGFANSALALVGAALFISVAMTATGLDRRIALRTLALIGTGSRRILIGAIVVTILLSFIVPSATARTACVVPIMAGIISAFGVDKRSVFAASVMMMIAQATSVWNVGIQTSAAQNLLTVGFMRQMLGDSPSWMDWLVAGAPWAVAMSFALYFLARWLFPPETERIEGGREAMKQALATLGPMTGKEWRVLLISLALLGFWSTEKTLHPYDTASTTLVGLAIMLLPGIGVMSWKEVQAKVPWGTLVVFGVGISLGSALLQTKAAVWLADIAVASLHLETLSPFWIFAALSAFLIAIHLGFASATALTSAMIPILIAVLQRLGGDINVMGMTMLLGFVVSFGFILPVNAPQNMVCLGTETFTSRQFTRFGLWISAVGYGMLLLFGATWWSFLGLLSTR, encoded by the coding sequence ATGACAACAACAAGCCCCAGCCCCGGCAGCGCCACCCCTGCTGCCGGATCCGCCCCCCTGTCTCACCTGCCCCACCTGCCCGTCGGCCTGCTGGTCGGCGTCGCCGCCGCGCTGGCCATCCTGCTGATGCCGCAGCCCGAGAGCCTCGGCCCGGCCGGCCAGCGCATCCTCGCGGTACTCGCCTTCGCCGTCATCGTGTGGCTGACCGAAGCGCTGGACTACGCGGTGTCCTCGGTGGTCATCGTCGCGCTGATGGCCTTCCTGCTCGGCACCGCGCCCTCGCCCAAGGACCCGGCGGTGCTGCTCGGCACCAACGGCGCGCTGCAGATGGGCCTGGCCGGCTTCGCCAACTCGGCGCTGGCGCTGGTCGGCGCCGCGCTCTTCATCTCGGTGGCCATGACCGCCACCGGGCTGGACCGCCGCATCGCGCTGCGCACGCTGGCGCTGATCGGCACCGGCTCGCGCCGCATCCTCATCGGCGCGATCGTCGTCACCATCCTGCTGTCCTTCATCGTGCCGTCGGCGACCGCGCGCACCGCCTGCGTGGTGCCCATCATGGCCGGCATCATCAGCGCCTTCGGCGTGGACAAGCGCTCGGTGTTCGCCGCCTCCGTCATGATGATGATCGCCCAGGCCACCAGCGTGTGGAACGTCGGCATCCAGACCTCGGCGGCGCAGAACCTGCTCACCGTCGGCTTCATGCGCCAGATGCTGGGCGATTCGCCCAGCTGGATGGACTGGCTGGTGGCGGGGGCGCCGTGGGCGGTGGCGATGTCCTTCGCGCTCTACTTCCTGGCGCGCTGGCTGTTCCCGCCGGAGACCGAACGCATCGAGGGTGGCCGCGAAGCGATGAAGCAGGCGCTCGCCACGCTCGGACCGATGACCGGCAAGGAATGGCGGGTGCTGCTGATCTCGCTGGCCCTGCTCGGTTTCTGGAGCACCGAGAAGACGCTGCACCCTTACGACACCGCCTCCACCACCCTCGTCGGGCTGGCCATCATGCTGCTGCCGGGCATCGGCGTGATGAGCTGGAAGGAAGTGCAGGCCAAGGTGCCCTGGGGCACGCTGGTGGTGTTCGGTGTCGGCATCAGCCTCGGCTCGGCGCTCTTGCAGACCAAGGCGGCGGTGTGGCTGGCCGACATCGCGGTGGCCAGCCTGCATCTGGAGACCCTCAGCCCGTTCTGGATCTTCGCCGCGCTGTCGGCCTTCCTCATCGCCATCCATCTCGGCTTCGCCAGCGCCACCGCGCTGACCTCGGCCATGATCCCCATCCTCATCGCGGTGCTGCAGCGCCTCGGCGGCGACATCAACGTCATGGGCATGACCATGCTGCTCGGCTTCGTCGTCAGCTTCGGCTTCATCCTGCCGGTCAATGCGCCGCAGAACATGGTCTGCCTCGGCACCGAGACCTTCACCAGCCGCCAGTTCACCCGCTTCGGGCTGTGGATCAGCGCGGTCGGCTACGGGATGCTGCTGCTCTTTGGCGCAACCTGGTGGAGCTTCCTCGGGCTGCTCTCCACGCGCTGA
- a CDS encoding M48 family metallopeptidase — MDDQQYEYLVRRLELEAHDNPTRFRSKVLAVSGIAYLTLAATLALVAGLALLVFHLVRDNRSTWLLFQLGLMGLGLLGVLYTVLRAFLTRLPPPPGREVSRDEAPRLFELIDRVRDKLKGPPLHRVVIDRSFNAAIAQVPRFGLFGGHRNHLIIGLPYLQAMSTREMAATLAHEYGHLTGAHGKVSAWVYRQRVTFGALMDKVQGTDGDWLDSLLHAGLRRFAPYFNAYTFVLSREDEYQADAAASHAAGRTANASSLCRGELLGRWFAEDYWPRLYAQASHRASPLLPPFAAMQAAFAANYGEWSTTERLDEALQRRSDLHDTHPCLRDRLDAIERKPALPLPVEKTAADMLLREFADVLAREFDEAWWAEERAEWQAHYGKQSEFRRRVAELSARPLDSLGPFELQELGTALVGCGRDRDARPVLEYLLARPDGPFPRARLIYGRLLLGAGDERGLEQLARAAGEDERLTEQCARDGYVWLRKARGEAEAADWAERLSSRAAWPLA, encoded by the coding sequence ATGGACGATCAACAATACGAATACCTCGTCCGTCGCCTCGAACTCGAAGCACACGACAACCCCACCCGCTTCCGCAGCAAGGTGCTCGCCGTCAGCGGCATCGCCTACCTGACCCTGGCCGCCACCCTGGCGCTCGTCGCCGGCCTCGCGCTGCTGGTCTTCCATCTGGTGCGCGACAACCGCAGCACCTGGCTGCTGTTCCAGCTCGGCCTCATGGGGCTGGGGCTGCTCGGCGTCCTCTACACCGTGCTGCGCGCCTTCCTCACCCGCCTGCCGCCGCCTCCCGGCCGCGAGGTCAGCCGCGACGAAGCGCCGCGCCTGTTCGAACTGATCGACCGGGTGCGCGACAAGCTCAAGGGGCCGCCGCTGCATCGCGTGGTGATAGATCGCTCGTTCAACGCGGCCATCGCCCAGGTGCCGCGCTTCGGCCTGTTCGGCGGCCATCGCAACCACCTCATCATCGGCCTGCCCTACCTGCAGGCGATGTCCACCCGCGAAATGGCGGCCACACTGGCGCACGAATACGGCCACCTCACCGGTGCCCACGGCAAGGTCAGCGCCTGGGTATATCGCCAGCGCGTCACCTTCGGCGCGCTGATGGACAAGGTGCAGGGCACCGACGGCGACTGGCTGGACAGCCTGCTGCACGCCGGCCTGCGGCGCTTCGCGCCCTACTTCAACGCCTATACCTTCGTGCTGTCGCGCGAGGACGAATACCAGGCCGACGCCGCCGCCAGCCACGCCGCCGGACGCACCGCCAACGCCAGCAGCCTGTGCCGCGGCGAACTGCTCGGCCGCTGGTTCGCCGAAGACTACTGGCCGCGCCTCTATGCTCAGGCCAGCCACCGCGCCAGCCCGCTGCTCCCGCCCTTCGCCGCGATGCAGGCCGCCTTTGCCGCCAACTACGGCGAGTGGAGTACCACCGAACGGCTGGACGAGGCGCTGCAGCGCCGCTCGGACCTGCACGACACCCATCCCTGCCTGCGCGACCGGCTCGATGCCATCGAGCGCAAGCCGGCACTGCCGCTGCCGGTGGAGAAGACCGCCGCCGACATGCTGCTGCGCGAGTTCGCCGACGTGCTTGCGCGCGAGTTCGACGAAGCCTGGTGGGCGGAAGAGCGGGCCGAATGGCAGGCGCACTACGGCAAGCAGAGCGAGTTCCGGCGGCGGGTGGCGGAATTGTCGGCGCGGCCGCTCGACAGCCTCGGCCCCTTCGAGCTGCAGGAACTCGGCACGGCGCTGGTGGGTTGCGGGCGCGACCGCGATGCCCGCCCGGTGCTGGAATACCTGCTCGCGCGCCCGGACGGCCCCTTCCCGCGCGCGCGGCTGATCTACGGCCGCCTGCTGCTGGGCGCCGGCGACGAACGCGGCCTGGAGCAGCTCGCGCGCGCCGCCGGCGAGGACGAGCGCCTGACCGAGCAGTGCGCCCGCGACGGCTACGTCTGGCTGCGCAAAGCCCGCGGCGAGGCGGAAGCGGCCGACTGGGCGGAACGGCTGTCGAGCCGCGCCGCCTGGCCGCTCGCCTGA
- the trxA gene encoding thioredoxin, whose protein sequence is MPTIEITDQNFNEVIENNPIVFLDFWATWCGPCRSFGPIFEAAAEAHPDIVFGKIDTDAQQELAATFQIRSVPTLAAVRDNIMVFRESGALPASALQQVIDGVRTLNMDEIRADIAAQQAAGQQPG, encoded by the coding sequence ATGCCCACCATCGAAATCACCGACCAGAACTTCAACGAGGTCATCGAGAACAACCCCATCGTCTTCCTCGACTTCTGGGCGACGTGGTGCGGCCCCTGCCGCAGTTTCGGCCCCATCTTCGAGGCGGCGGCCGAAGCGCATCCGGACATCGTGTTCGGCAAGATCGACACCGATGCCCAGCAGGAACTGGCGGCCACCTTCCAGATCCGCTCGGTGCCGACGCTGGCGGCGGTCCGCGACAACATCATGGTGTTCCGCGAATCCGGCGCACTGCCGGCGAGCGCGCTGCAGCAGGTGATCGACGGCGTGCGCACGCTGAACATGGACGAGATCCGCGCCGACATCGCCGCGCAACAGGCGGCCGGCCAGCAGCCCGGCTGA
- a CDS encoding antibiotic biosynthesis monooxygenase, with protein MNRFRIARGHEETFVAHWRQRESYLDQVPGFVRFHLLQGPQTEEYTLFASHTEWESEQAFEDWTRSDAFMKAHANAGKSPREIYMGPPQLELFNAVL; from the coding sequence ATGAATCGCTTCAGAATTGCCCGCGGCCACGAGGAAACCTTCGTCGCCCACTGGCGCCAGCGAGAAAGCTATCTGGACCAGGTGCCGGGCTTCGTCCGCTTCCACCTGCTGCAGGGGCCGCAGACCGAAGAGTACACGCTGTTCGCGTCGCACACCGAGTGGGAATCCGAACAAGCCTTCGAAGACTGGACGCGATCCGACGCCTTCATGAAGGCGCACGCCAATGCCGGCAAGAGCCCGCGCGAAATCTACATGGGCCCGCCGCAGCTGGAGCTGTTCAACGCCGTGCTGTGA
- a CDS encoding isoprenylcysteine carboxylmethyltransferase family protein codes for MAFLETKLPAPFVALAIAAGMWLYWRDTQVMASSWDLRIAVSVAISQFSAALVLAAFVAFRRAHTTINPMHPERAAALVTHGIYRFTRNPMYLSLVLLLLAYAIRFDAVGALGGPVVFAAYVTRFQVLPEERALEAKFGMQYADYCRRVRRWF; via the coding sequence ATGGCGTTCCTCGAAACCAAGCTGCCTGCTCCCTTCGTCGCGCTGGCCATCGCCGCGGGCATGTGGCTGTACTGGCGCGACACGCAGGTCATGGCGTCCAGCTGGGATCTGCGCATTGCGGTGTCGGTGGCGATCTCGCAGTTCAGCGCCGCGCTGGTGCTGGCCGCCTTCGTTGCATTCCGGCGGGCGCACACCACCATCAACCCCATGCACCCGGAACGCGCTGCGGCGCTGGTGACGCACGGCATCTACCGCTTCACCCGCAATCCGATGTACCTGAGCCTGGTGCTGTTGCTGCTGGCCTACGCGATCCGCTTCGATGCCGTCGGTGCGCTGGGCGGGCCGGTGGTGTTCGCGGCCTACGTCACCCGCTTCCAGGTGCTGCCGGAGGAGCGGGCGCTGGAGGCGAAGTTCGGAATGCAGTACGCGGACTACTGCCGCCGGGTCCGCCGCTGGTTCTGA